In the genome of Chloroflexota bacterium, one region contains:
- a CDS encoding nuclear transport factor 2 family protein, whose amino-acid sequence MHPNEQLIHTFYTSFQKRDAAGMIACYHPDILFSDPVFTHLQGARAGAMWQMLCARGKDLTLTFTNVRADDRAGSAHWEATYSFSQTGRKVLNVIDATFEFRDGKIVRHADSFDLWKWAGMALGAPGALLGWSPPMQAAIRKTASRGLEAFIQKQGAQTNA is encoded by the coding sequence ATGCATCCCAACGAACAGCTCATCCACACCTTCTACACCAGCTTCCAAAAGCGAGACGCGGCGGGCATGATTGCCTGCTACCATCCCGACATCCTTTTTTCCGACCCGGTGTTCACTCACCTTCAGGGCGCGCGGGCGGGGGCCATGTGGCAAATGTTGTGCGCGCGCGGCAAGGATTTGACTCTCACCTTCACCAACGTCCGAGCCGACGACCGGGCCGGCTCGGCGCACTGGGAAGCGACTTACAGCTTTTCTCAAACAGGCCGCAAAGTTCTCAACGTGATTGACGCAACATTTGAATTTCGCGACGGCAAAATTGTCCGCCACGCCGATTCGTTCGATTTGTGGAAGTGGGCCGGCATGGCCCTAGGCGCGCCGGGCGCGCTCCTCGGCTGGTCGCCGCCCATGCAAGCCGCCATTCGCAAAACGGCCAGTCGTGGCTTAGAGGCCTTCATCCAAAAACAGGGAGCGCAGACGAATGCCTAA